Proteins from a genomic interval of Mycobacterium conspicuum:
- a CDS encoding enoyl-CoA hydratase/isomerase family protein yields the protein MTGESDEVLTRVDGGVGFITLNRPKAINSLTQTMVELLSTVLIRWERDESVRTVVLAGAGDRGLCAGGDVVAVYNSAKADGVETRRFWRDEYRLDAQIGRFKKPFVSLMDGIVMGGGVGVSAHANTRVVTDRSKIAMPEVGIGFIPDVGGAYLLSRAPGGLGLYAALTGAPFSGADAIAMGFADHYVPHDDLDAFVAAIVADGIAGALAHHAVEPPPSELVAQRDWIDECFAGDTVEDIVAALRSHGPGPAADAADLIASRSPIAVSVALAAVRRAAKLETLEDVLVQDYRVSSASARSHDLVEGIRAQIIDKDRNPKWSPPTLAAVTAADVDAYFAPVDDDLSF from the coding sequence GTGACCGGGGAATCCGACGAGGTCCTGACACGTGTCGACGGGGGCGTCGGCTTCATCACGCTCAACCGGCCCAAGGCGATCAACTCGCTCACCCAGACGATGGTCGAGCTGCTGAGCACCGTGCTGATCCGCTGGGAGCGCGACGAGTCGGTGCGCACTGTGGTGCTCGCCGGCGCCGGTGACCGCGGGTTGTGCGCCGGCGGCGACGTGGTGGCGGTCTACAACAGCGCCAAGGCCGACGGGGTCGAGACGCGGCGGTTCTGGCGCGACGAGTATCGCCTCGACGCCCAGATCGGCCGGTTCAAAAAGCCCTTCGTCTCGTTGATGGACGGCATCGTGATGGGTGGCGGCGTCGGCGTCAGCGCGCACGCGAACACCCGGGTGGTGACCGACCGGTCCAAGATCGCCATGCCCGAGGTCGGCATCGGCTTCATCCCCGACGTTGGCGGCGCGTATCTGCTGTCGCGGGCGCCCGGCGGGCTGGGCCTGTACGCCGCCCTGACCGGTGCGCCGTTTTCCGGCGCCGACGCCATCGCCATGGGATTCGCCGACCATTACGTGCCGCACGACGACCTCGACGCGTTCGTCGCGGCGATCGTCGCCGACGGCATCGCGGGGGCGCTGGCCCATCACGCCGTCGAACCTCCGCCGAGTGAACTTGTCGCCCAACGTGATTGGATCGACGAGTGCTTCGCCGGCGACACCGTCGAAGACATCGTGGCCGCGCTGCGCAGCCACGGCCCCGGACCGGCCGCCGACGCGGCCGACCTGATCGCCAGCCGCTCCCCCATCGCCGTGTCGGTGGCGCTGGCCGCGGTGCGTCGCGCCGCCAAGCTGGAAACGCTGGAAGATGTTCTGGTGCAAGACTATCGGGTGTCTTCCGCGTCGGCGCGCTCCCACGACCTGGTGGAGGGGATCCGCGCTCAGATCATCGATAAGGATCGCAATCCCAAGTGGTCACCACCGACGCTGGCCGCGGTCACCGCGGCCGACGTCGACGCGTATTTCGCCCCCGTCGACGACGACCTGAGTTTCTGA